The genomic stretch GGATCTGGGGCGCGTAGATGTCGTACTCGCGGGCCTGCTCGCGCAGGTCGGCGATGGTCTCGCGCGAGACCGACTCGCCGCCGTCGTGGGAGCGCTCCGCGGGCAGGACGACCTCCTCCATGAACGCGCGGGCGCGGTCGGTCGCCTCGCGTGCGGCCGCCGAGTCGTCGTACTCCATGCTCACACATCAGCACACACCATTGTAAAACGATCGGGCCACACAGCCGAGAACGACCCCGCGAACCCCCAGTTATTCATACGATGTCCACGAACGTACCTACCAATGGTAACCGAACGGTCGGGAACGACGGGGTGGGATCGATGAGCGGCGAGGGTGAGGAAGGGGCGTACTTCTCGCGGATCGTCGACGAGGGGTCGTTGGCGAGCTACTTCGAACGAGAACTGGGCTCCGTCGAGGAGTATCGAATCGAACATCATCAGGAGGGCCACTCGAACGAGACCCTGTTCGTGGAGTGGGGCGAGCGCGACCTCGTGGTCCGTCGGCCGCCGCCTGGCGAGACTGCCGACACCGCCCACGACGTTCTCCGGGAGTATCGAGTGATGGACGCACTTCAGGACACACCAGTTCGAGTCCCACCGACAGTGCTCGCGTGCGAGGACGAGTCGATTCTCGACTGCGAGTTCTACGTGATGGAGCGTGTCGCGGGGAGCGTGCTCCGCGAGACCGAACCCGATCGGTTCGCCACACCGGAACACCGCCAGCGGATCGGCGAGGAGCTGATCGACGGCCTCTGTGAGATCCACGCCATCGACCACGAAGCTGTGGGGCTGGGCGAGTTCGGCCATCCCGAGGGATTCACCGAACGTCAGGTCAGGCGCTGGTCCGAGCAGTTGACGTGGGCGTTCGATGTCACGACGGACGAACGCGAGGTCCCCGAACTCTACGACGTGATGGAGTGGCTGACCGCAAACGCCCCCGACGCGCCGACCCATACCCTAGTTCAGGGCGACTACAAGCTCGACAACGTGATGTTCGCGCCTGGCACCCCACCCGAACTCGTCGCGGTGTTCGACTGGGAGCTGAGCACTCTTGGAAATCCGCTCGTCGATCTCGGGTGGCTTCTGTCCTACTGGTGGGACGAAGGCGACCCGGATCCACCCGCGGCGACCGACTCGCTCAATGCGACGTTCATGACCCGCGAGGGCTACCCCACCCGAGAGGAACTCGTCGAGCGTTACGAGGAGCGGACGGGAATCGAGTACGAACACGACCGGTTCTACCGCGCGCTCGCGGTCTACAAGCTCGCCGGGCTGGGCGAGATGTTCTTCCGGCGGTACCTGGAGGGCAACGCCGACGACCCGCTGTACCCGAAGATGGAGACCGGCGTGCCCGAGCTCGCCGACCGCGCGCTCCGGATCATCGAGGGTGAGGAACCGCTATGAGCTACTTCGAATCGGTCTCGGTCGGCGACACCGCCCGGACCGCGGGCCGGACGGTCACGAGCGCGGACGTGACGAACTTCGCGGGCGTGAGCGGTGACTTCAACCACCACCACACCGACGCCGAGCGGATGGCGAACACCGAGTACGGCGGCCGGATCGCCCACGGCGCGTTCGTCTTTTCGGCGATGACCGGTCTGCTCTGGCAGTCACGAACACAGGACGAACGCGAGGACGTGATCGCGTTCTACGGGGTGGACGGACTCCGCTTCACCGCTCCGACGTACGTCGGCGACACCATCCACGTCGCAATCGAGGTCGTCGAGAAAGACGAACGCGAGCATCCACGAGCCTCCGGTACTGTGCGGTACGACGCTGCGGTGAAAAATCAGGACGAGGAGACCGTGCTCCGGTGTGAACTGCTCTCCCTGGTCCGCTGAGGTCCGAGATCACGATTTCGCCGACATCGCACATTCCCACCATCTCATCGATTCATCGGCGATCGGTAGCTCCGTGAGCCGATGGTGGCGATACATTGATGTGTCGAACTGCTGTACTGAGCGTATGGCCGGACGGTGGCTTCTCTTGGGATTCGGTCTGTTGTTCGGGGCCCTAACCGTCGCGTTCGTCGTCCAGGGGAAGACGCTACAGGCACTCATCGCGGTCGTTCAGACGTCTTGGACTCTCGGTGGGTTCTGGTGGTACACGACTCACGACGAAGCGGCCAATACGAGACTTCAGCGGGTTCTGTAACAGTTATTGGCAGTTCTCGGGTATTCAGGCTACTGTCGACTTCGTACCACAGTCGAGGCAGACGTTGACGACGTTCTTCCCGTCCGTGTCGAGAACAACGCGCAGATCGTCCCGACCGCACTCGGGACACTCGACCGGCGATTCAGCACCACAGTCCGGACAGACGAGGACCTCCGATCCCTCGGCAACGACTGGTCGCCTGGCCTCGTGATCGCACTCGGGACACGGCAGCGGAACCCGCACGTCTTCGCTGTCGCGGGGAGCACCCACCGCGAACGCCACCACCGCTTCGTCGGACGCGTTCTTCCCGGACTGGAACTCGCCGGGCGCGAACCGGATCGCCTCGTTCTCGCCGACGGTGATCTCGCCGCTCGAACGACCCGCTTCTGCACGGCTTCGCGGTGTGTACGTTTCGAACGTCGCTTCGCCGTCGACAATGACGAACACCTCTTCTTGGTCCATGTGGGCGTGGAGCGAGCCGCTGAACCGCTCGCCGGGAGCGAGGGCGTACCGATTGATCGCGACGTCGGCGGTGTTCAGCGGGCCGGACAGCTTTCGCCGGTCGACATCGTTCTCGGATGGGACAGGATCGATGTCGTCGATCAAGGTGGTCTCCATGCCCACGGTCCATCCCCGGAACACAAAAACATGCATCCGCTCGGACAGAAACGACGACGGACGACCCGTCGCTCACTCGTCGTTCAGGCTTTCTAAGAGTTCGGGGTCGGTCCCGAACTTGAGGACGTTCGTCATCACGGAGTTGCGGATGTTCGCCACGACCTTGCCGTGCTGTTTGTAGAACTCGTGGATCCACCGGGATTCGGCCTCGCGGGTCGGGAACATCATCACGGTCTTCCACTGGTACTCGCCGTCCGAGAGGAAATAGAAGAGGGTGTTCGGCGAGTCGCGGATGTGCTCCATCGCTGCCCGCCACTCCTCGGCGAAGTGCTCGGGATCGAACTTGAACTCGAACAGTCCGAAGATGAAGTACTCCTCGTTCGGGATGATCGCCTCGCGGAAGACCCCCTCCTCGCGCATCCGCCGGATCGACTCGCTGATCGTGACGTGCGAGACGTCGATACCGTACTCCTCGGCAAGGATATCGGTGAGTTCGCGCGAGGACACCTGGGGGTCGCGCGCGAGCTCGCGCAGGATCACCACGTCGCGGTGCGAGAACTCCCATTCGGGCGCGTCGTCGGTCATGAGTTCGTTCCTACGAGGGTCATCCCGCACCTGGCGGAAGAAACTCACGGAGTTCCGCGACGTAGGCGTCGGGCCGATCGGCCATCACCCAGTGGTAGGCTTCGTCGAGTCCCACCACCTCGCCGTCGAGATCGTCGGCGAGGCGCTCGCCGTATTCGATCGGCTGGAAGTCGTCGCCAGCCCCCCAGAGTCCAAGGAAGTCGGCGGTGATCGCGCTGTAGTCGATCTCGGTCGTGTGATTCGTGTTGGTCGCCACCGCACACCGCGCGAGCGAGGTGCGACCATCCGCCGAGAGCCACGGCGCGGTCAATCCCTCGACGAATTCGGGATCGGGGTCGCCGTACGCACCGAGCGTGAACGCCGAGGAGACCTGATCTTCGAGATCGTCGAGCGGCATCTCGGCGGTCTCGGGCAACCCGAAGTCGGTGATGAACTCCACCGGCCACGAGTCGTAACACACCGCGTTCGAGCAGACCAGCTGGGCGACCGCATCCGGATGGTGGGCGGCGTACCGCAGCGCGACCCCGCCCCCGATGTCGTGGGACACGATCGAAACCGTCTCCATGCCCAACTCCTCCAGCAACGCAGCGAGCATCGTTTCTTGGGCTCGGATCGACCTGTCGAACTCGTCGGCCATCGCGGAGTTGCCGTAGCCAAGCAGATCGGGCACGATCACGCGCCGATCCTCGGCGATTGCCGGGGCGACGTCGCGCCAGAGAAACGACCACGTCGGGATGCCGTGGAGGAAAACGACGGGCGGCTCATCGGCTCCGGTCGCGTCGTCGCTACTCTCGTTGTCTTCGCTATCGAGACCGCCGTTGCCGTCGTGGCTGCCGGGGCCGTCGTCGCGGTACGCCACCGAGAGGTCGTGGCCGTCGACCGTCACGGTCGTGGTTTTCTGACCGGCAGCCCACTCGTCGTGGTTCATAGGATGTTGTCGGCGATGATGTTCTTCTGGATCTCGCTGGTGCCCTCGTAGATCTTGGTGATCCGGGCGTCGCGGTAGTACCGCTCGGCGGGATGGTCGGTGACGTAACCCGCCCCGCCGAACACCTGGATCGCCTCGTCGGCCACGTCGACCGCGTGCTCGCTCGCAAAGAGCTTCGCCATGCTCGCGAAGCGCACCGCATCGTCGTCGCCCGCCTCGACGTGGGTGGCCGCCCGGTAGGTCAGCGAGCGCGCGGCATCGACGTTCGTCGCCATCTCGGCGAGCTTGTGCCGGATCGCCTGGAACTCGGCGATGGGTTGGTCGAACTGCTCGCGCTCGCCCGCGTACTCCCGTGCGGCGTCGAGTGCGCCCTGGGCGGCCCCGACTGCCTGGGCGGCGACGCTCGTTCGTCCGGCGGCGAAGAAATCCATGAGCTGGTAGAACCCCTGGTTCACCTCGCCGACGACGTTTTCCTCGGGCACGCGCACGTCGTCGAGCAGCACCTCGGCGAGGTCAGAGGCCCTGATCCCGAGCTTGTTGTCGATCTTCTCGGTCGAGAACCCGTCCGTATCGGTAGGAACGAGGAAGGCCGTGATCCCCTGGTGGCCTGCGCCGGGATCGGTCTTCGTCATCACCACGGCGATGTCGGCGACCGTCCCGTTCGTGATCCACATCTTGTTCCCGTTCAGCACGTACTCGTCGCCGTCCTTCTCGGCGCGGGTCTCGATCCCCGCCACGTTCGAACCGTGGGCGGGTTCGGAGATCGCGCTCGCGGAGGCCGACTCGCCCGCCGCGATCGGCGGGAGCCACTCCTCCTTCATCCATTCGTCGCCGTACTCGACGATCATGTTGCTCCCGAACCCCGCCGATCCGACCGCGCTCCCGATGCCGGGATCGGCGCGCCAGAGCTCCTCGGTCACGAGCGCCGACGACAGCGTGTCCATCCCCGCACCGCCGTACTCCGTTGGGATGTTCGGGGCCACGAAATCGTACTCGGCGGCCTCTCGGCGGAGGTCTGCTGGGTACTCGCCCGACTCGTCGTGTTCGCGCGCGACGGGCGCGATCTCCTCCTCGGCGAACTCCCGGACCGCACTCCGGATCGCCTCCTGCTCGCCCGATAGCTGAAACGACATACACTGTACAATCCTTCCACCGAAAAGTATCTTCGCCCCAGTGTTGAACATCGGTAACTTCGACATCGGATTCGGGGGAACGACTATGCCGGTGCCGCTCGTCGACCGCGGTATGCGCGCAGCAGTTCTCCGCGAGTACGGCGAACCGCTCGACGTGACCGAGGTCGACGCGCCCGACCCCGCTGCCGACGGCGCGGTGATCGAGCTGGAGGCGTGTGGCATCTGCCGGAGCGACTGGCACGGCTGGCAGGGTGAGTGGGACTGGCTCGGCCTCAAGCCGCCCGAGGGACAGATCCTCGGACACGAACCGGCTGGCAGGGTGATCGCGGTCGGCGAGGAGGTCGAGAGCGTGAGCGAGGGCGATCAGGTCACGGTCCCCTTCAATCTCGGCGACGGCACCTGCCACCAGTGTCGGACCGGCCACTCGAACACCTGTGAGAACATCGTCCCGCTGGGGCTGAACGAAGCCGCCCCGGGTGCGTTCGCCGAAGAGATGCACGTCCCGGTCGCGGATCACAACGCCGTCCGACTCCCCGACGGCGTCTCCGCGGTCGACATGGCGGGGCTCGGCTGTCGGTTCATGACAGCCTTCCACGCGCTCGCCCACCAGGCCGACCTCGGCGCGGGCGACTGGGTCGCGGTCCACGGCTGCGGCGGCGTCGGCCTTTCGACTGTCCACATCGCCGACGCGCTCGGCGGGAACGTCGTCGCGGTCGACCTCCAGGACGAGAAGCTCGCGATGGCCGAGGACCTCGGCGCGAGCGAGACGGTGAACGCGAGTGAGACCGACAACGTACCCCGACAGGTGAAGGCGATCACCGACGGCGGCGCGGCGGTCTCGGTCGACGCGCTCGGGATCGCGACCACCTGTCGGAACTCCGTGCTGAGCCTCGGCACCCGCGGCCAGCACGTCCAGGTCGGACTCAGCACCGACGACGAGCAGGGATCCGTCGAACTCCCGACGGACATGATGGTGATGAGCGAGATCGAGTTCGTCGGCTCGCTCGGAATGCCCCCCACCAGATACGACGAGATCTTCCGGATGGTCGCCGACGGCAAACTCGACCCGAGCGCGGTGGTCTCCGAGACCGTCGGGCTCGACGACGTGTCGGCGAAACTCGCCGCGATGAGCGAGTTCGAGACGAGAGGGATCCCGGTGATCGACACGTTCGATTGACGCTCTCCGCTGTGAGGGCGAGGAATGGAGAGCCTCAGCCAGGAAGTCCGTGCCGACGAGAGCGTTACCGCTCCTGCACTTCCATTCGGATCGGCGCTGACGGATGCATCGTGAGCGACGGGGCGAAGTCGAGGTCCGCGCTCTGCTCGGGTGCGAGCCGGAGCCGGTAGTGCTGCGCGACCGTCGCGAGGATCATCTGGGCTTCGAGCATCGAGAGGTGTTTGCCGATGCAGTGGCGCGGACCGCCACCGAACGGGAAGTAGGCGTAGTTCGGCCGCTCGCTCGCCCGATCGCTCGTCCACCGATCCGGGTCGAATAGTTCTGGTTCGTCGTACCAGTGGGGGTCGCGGTGGACGCCCCACTGCGGGAGCATGACGAGCGATCCTTCGGGGACGTCGTACCCGCCGAGTCGGACGTCCTCGGACGGCTCGCGGAAGATCGTGTAGACCGGTGGGTACAGCCGCATCGCCTCCTGAATCACCCGTTCGGTGAGATCGAGGTCACGCACGTCGTCGGCCGTCGGCGGTTCGCCGCCGAGGACAGTATCGATCTCGTCGTGGACGCGCCGCTCGATCGCGGGGTGCTGGGCGAGGAGATACCACGTGTAGGTGAGCGACAGCGCGGTGGTGTCGTGACCCGCGAGCAGCATCGTCATCAGCTCGTCGCGAAGGAGCTCCTCGGTCACTTCGTCGACCTCGCCCTGTGCGCGCAGCAGGATCGAGAGGAGATCCATCTCGCCGTTCTCGGTTCCCCGCCGCTGTCGAACCAGGGAGTCGAGGACGCCTTCGAGGTTGTCGACCGCGCGCTCGAACTCGATGCGTTCGCGCGTCGGCACCCACTCGGGGAGGAGGAACTGTGCCGCCTTCGGCTCGAACATCTTGCCGAGGGGTTCGAGGTTGTTCTGCACAGTCCTCGTGGTGCGGTCGTCGAGTTCGGTGCCGAACATCACCGAGACGATCACCTTCACCGTGATCCGGGCCATCGCGGGATCGATCTCGACGACGTCGCCGTCCGTCCAGCCGTCGAGCATCGTTTCGGCGTACCCGGCGATCTCCTCGCCGAAGTTCGCCACGCGGTCGGGGGCGAACGCGGGCTGGGCGCGCCGACGCTGGCGCTGCCAGAACTCGCCGCCGCTCATCAACAACCCGTCGCCGAGCAGATCGTCGATGCTGCCCGTCCGCATCGTCTGTGCCTTCCGAAATCGCGAGGCCTCGCTCACCAGGACGCGCTCGACGTCCGTCGGGTCCGTGACGAGGTAGGTCCGCTCGGGGCCGAGGGTGAACGTCGAGAGTCCGTTGTAGCTCCGCGTGAGCGTCTCGATGAACGAGAACGGGTCGCGGGAGTAGCGATGCGTGTTGCCGAGGACCGGCAGATCCTGGGGGCCTGGTGGCTGTGTGCTCATATATTTGAGAAGGCTCGAAGCGCTTACAGCGTTACGCTCACCCACCCGACGGGCCGGTTTCGCGGTCCGCGATCCGGAGTCAGACTGCGGATCGGGGTCGGCCCCAAACACCCATAGGGGAACCGGGACATGGAGGTAGTATGTGCGCCGAGCGAGCCGAATCGACGACGCCAGGCGATCCCGAGGAGTGGGAGGAGTGGCTGCGGACCGCAGAGGAGGTGCTCGACGAGACGGTCGAACGAGAGGGAGCGCTCGAATGCGAGTTCGAGGAGTTCGAGGTCGGCATCCCGATGGCGTGGGGCGAGGAGGCCGACCGCGCTCGATGGGGGCTCGACGGCACCGTTCGCGTCCAGGTCGAGGGCGATCGCCGGCCGCTGGCGGCGTGGCTCGAATGGTGGTACGACAGGGTGCCGACGTCCTGAAGCGCCGAGAAAGCGGCTGACGGCGGCCGACCTAATGCTGACTCCGGACGTGGGAGCCGGGCTATCGGCCCTCGAACTCGGGCTCCTCGTTCGCCATGAACGCCTCCGCGCCCGCGCGGTGGTCGTGGCTCTCGAACACCGCGGCCTGGGCGGCGGCCTCGTTCGTCATCGCCTGATCGAGCGAACTCTCCAACCCCTGCCGGATGAGTCGCTTCGAGGCACGGAGCGCCACCGTCGGCCCCGTCGCGATCTCCTCGACGAGTTCGTCCGCGCGCTCGTCGAAGGACTCCTCGGGATAAACGTGGTTGAACAGCCCGAGCGATTCGGCGCGATCGGCCGCGACGAGTTCGCCGGTGAAGACGAGCTCCTTTGCGGTGTTTTCCCCCACGATCCGTGGGAGGAGGTACGACGTTCCGGAGTCGACCGCGAGCCCGACCTGACGGAAGCCGAAGCTGATTCTGGACTCCGTGCTCGCCACCTGGAGATCACAGGCGATGGCGAGGTTCGCGCCCGCGCCGAAGGCGACGCCGTCGATCTTGGCGACGGTCGGCAGGTAGAACTCCGCGACG from Halococcus agarilyticus encodes the following:
- a CDS encoding phosphotransferase family protein translates to MSGEGEEGAYFSRIVDEGSLASYFERELGSVEEYRIEHHQEGHSNETLFVEWGERDLVVRRPPPGETADTAHDVLREYRVMDALQDTPVRVPPTVLACEDESILDCEFYVMERVAGSVLRETEPDRFATPEHRQRIGEELIDGLCEIHAIDHEAVGLGEFGHPEGFTERQVRRWSEQLTWAFDVTTDEREVPELYDVMEWLTANAPDAPTHTLVQGDYKLDNVMFAPGTPPELVAVFDWELSTLGNPLVDLGWLLSYWWDEGDPDPPAATDSLNATFMTREGYPTREELVERYEERTGIEYEHDRFYRALAVYKLAGLGEMFFRRYLEGNADDPLYPKMETGVPELADRALRIIEGEEPL
- a CDS encoding MaoC/PaaZ C-terminal domain-containing protein, producing the protein MSYFESVSVGDTARTAGRTVTSADVTNFAGVSGDFNHHHTDAERMANTEYGGRIAHGAFVFSAMTGLLWQSRTQDEREDVIAFYGVDGLRFTAPTYVGDTIHVAIEVVEKDEREHPRASGTVRYDAAVKNQDEETVLRCELLSLVR
- a CDS encoding cupin, coding for METTLIDDIDPVPSENDVDRRKLSGPLNTADVAINRYALAPGERFSGSLHAHMDQEEVFVIVDGEATFETYTPRSRAEAGRSSGEITVGENEAIRFAPGEFQSGKNASDEAVVAFAVGAPRDSEDVRVPLPCPECDHEARRPVVAEGSEVLVCPDCGAESPVECPECGRDDLRVVLDTDGKNVVNVCLDCGTKSTVA
- a CDS encoding Lrp/AsnC family transcriptional regulator — its product is MTDDAPEWEFSHRDVVILRELARDPQVSSRELTDILAEEYGIDVSHVTISESIRRMREEGVFREAIIPNEEYFIFGLFEFKFDPEHFAEEWRAAMEHIRDSPNTLFYFLSDGEYQWKTVMMFPTREAESRWIHEFYKQHGKVVANIRNSVMTNVLKFGTDPELLESLNDE
- a CDS encoding alpha/beta fold hydrolase; amino-acid sequence: MNHDEWAAGQKTTTVTVDGHDLSVAYRDDGPGSHDGNGGLDSEDNESSDDATGADEPPVVFLHGIPTWSFLWRDVAPAIAEDRRVIVPDLLGYGNSAMADEFDRSIRAQETMLAALLEELGMETVSIVSHDIGGGVALRYAAHHPDAVAQLVCSNAVCYDSWPVEFITDFGLPETAEMPLDDLEDQVSSAFTLGAYGDPDPEFVEGLTAPWLSADGRTSLARCAVATNTNHTTEIDYSAITADFLGLWGAGDDFQPIEYGERLADDLDGEVVGLDEAYHWVMADRPDAYVAELREFLPPGAG
- a CDS encoding acyl-CoA dehydrogenase family protein — encoded protein: MSFQLSGEQEAIRSAVREFAEEEIAPVAREHDESGEYPADLRREAAEYDFVAPNIPTEYGGAGMDTLSSALVTEELWRADPGIGSAVGSAGFGSNMIVEYGDEWMKEEWLPPIAAGESASASAISEPAHGSNVAGIETRAEKDGDEYVLNGNKMWITNGTVADIAVVMTKTDPGAGHQGITAFLVPTDTDGFSTEKIDNKLGIRASDLAEVLLDDVRVPEENVVGEVNQGFYQLMDFFAAGRTSVAAQAVGAAQGALDAAREYAGEREQFDQPIAEFQAIRHKLAEMATNVDAARSLTYRAATHVEAGDDDAVRFASMAKLFASEHAVDVADEAIQVFGGAGYVTDHPAERYYRDARITKIYEGTSEIQKNIIADNIL
- a CDS encoding zinc-dependent alcohol dehydrogenase family protein, translated to MRAAVLREYGEPLDVTEVDAPDPAADGAVIELEACGICRSDWHGWQGEWDWLGLKPPEGQILGHEPAGRVIAVGEEVESVSEGDQVTVPFNLGDGTCHQCRTGHSNTCENIVPLGLNEAAPGAFAEEMHVPVADHNAVRLPDGVSAVDMAGLGCRFMTAFHALAHQADLGAGDWVAVHGCGGVGLSTVHIADALGGNVVAVDLQDEKLAMAEDLGASETVNASETDNVPRQVKAITDGGAAVSVDALGIATTCRNSVLSLGTRGQHVQVGLSTDDEQGSVELPTDMMVMSEIEFVGSLGMPPTRYDEIFRMVADGKLDPSAVVSETVGLDDVSAKLAAMSEFETRGIPVIDTFD
- a CDS encoding cytochrome P450; protein product: MSTQPPGPQDLPVLGNTHRYSRDPFSFIETLTRSYNGLSTFTLGPERTYLVTDPTDVERVLVSEASRFRKAQTMRTGSIDDLLGDGLLMSGGEFWQRQRRRAQPAFAPDRVANFGEEIAGYAETMLDGWTDGDVVEIDPAMARITVKVIVSVMFGTELDDRTTRTVQNNLEPLGKMFEPKAAQFLLPEWVPTRERIEFERAVDNLEGVLDSLVRQRRGTENGEMDLLSILLRAQGEVDEVTEELLRDELMTMLLAGHDTTALSLTYTWYLLAQHPAIERRVHDEIDTVLGGEPPTADDVRDLDLTERVIQEAMRLYPPVYTIFREPSEDVRLGGYDVPEGSLVMLPQWGVHRDPHWYDEPELFDPDRWTSDRASERPNYAYFPFGGGPRHCIGKHLSMLEAQMILATVAQHYRLRLAPEQSADLDFAPSLTMHPSAPIRMEVQER
- a CDS encoding enoyl-CoA hydratase/isomerase family protein, translating into MSDGAGGEPAADDAVVLDVTDGVATLTLNRPEMRNALTSEVSAGILDALDELEGGDARCLVIEGAGGAFSAGGDINAMTERLAGDVPLEEAVRRVAQVTSRTVERVAEFYLPTVAKIDGVAFGAGANLAIACDLQVASTESRISFGFRQVGLAVDSGTSYLLPRIVGENTAKELVFTGELVAADRAESLGLFNHVYPEESFDERADELVEEIATGPTVALRASKRLIRQGLESSLDQAMTNEAAAQAAVFESHDHRAGAEAFMANEEPEFEGR